The following coding sequences lie in one Musa acuminata AAA Group cultivar baxijiao chromosome BXJ1-8, Cavendish_Baxijiao_AAA, whole genome shotgun sequence genomic window:
- the LOC135588672 gene encoding protein SULFUR DEFICIENCY-INDUCED 1-like isoform X2 has product MRGEGGMEVAGSEEMSFHVVHKIPAGEGPYVRAKHLQLVEKDLEGSILWFWKAINERDRVDSALKDMAVVMKQQDRTEEAVEAIKSFRHLCSNHSQDSLDNLLIDLYKKCGRVEEQIVMLKQKLRMIYMGKAFNGKTTKTARSHGKKFQVSIKQETARLLGNLGWAYMQQANYMAAEAVYRKAQMIEPNANNGCNLGVCLINQGRYDEARSIVTAVLDLGFSSATAAAVDRKALQRAKKLLAEIDQSISVSEMTRRLGEEMLQSLAIMEEGWTPSKSKRLPVFEEISPFWDQMAF; this is encoded by the exons ATGC GAGGAGAGGGCGGAATGGAAGTTGCCGGCAGCGAGGAGATGTCCTTCCACGTCGTGCATAAGATTCCGGCAGGCGAGGGGCCGTACGTTCGAGCAAAGCATCTCCAG CTGGTGGAGAAAGACTTGGAGGGGTCGATCCTGTGGTTTTGGAAGGCCATCAACGAGAGGGACAGGGTGGACAGCGCACTGAAGGACATGGCGGTGGTGATGAAGCAGCAGGACCGGACGGAGGAAGCTGTGGAAGCCATCAAGTCCTTCCGGCACCTCTGCTCTAACCACTCCCAGGATTCCCTTGACAACCTTCTCATCGATCTCTACAAG AAATGTGGGAGAGTGGAGGAGCAGATAGTGATGTTGAAGCAGAAGCTGCGGATGATATACATGGGGAAGGCCTTCAATGGGAAGACGACGAAGACGGCACGCTCCCATGGCAAAAAGTTCCAGGTTTCCATCAAACAAGAGACTGCTCGTCTCctg GGTAACTTAGGATGGGCATACATGCAGCAAGCCAACTACATGGCGGCGGAGGCGGTGTACCGCAAGGCGCAGATGATCGAACCCAATGCCAACAACGGCTGCAACCTCGGCGTCTGCCTCATCAATCAAGGCCGCTACGACGAGGCTCGCTCCATCGTCACCGCCGTTCTCGACCTAGGCTTCTCCAGCGCCACCGCTGCTGCCGTCGATCGCAAGGCGCTACAACGGGCGAAGAAGTTGTTGGCCGAGATCGATCAGTCGATCTCCGTCTCGGAGATGACGAGGAGGTTAGGGGAGGAAATGCTGCAGAGTTTGGCCATCATGGAAGAAGGTTGGACACCCTCCAAGTCCAAGAGGTTGCCGGTCTTCGAGGAGATATCTCCCTTTTGGGACCAGATGGCCTTCTGA
- the LOC135588674 gene encoding uncharacterized protein LOC135588674, which translates to MDRYQKVEKPRPESVINENEIRITSQGVIRNYVSYATSLLQERRGREIVLKAMGQAISKAVAIAEIIKKRFPGLYQDTAISSVSITDVWEPIEEGLVPLETTRHVSMISISLSTRELNKNSPGFQVPLHVEQPKRPQRYQQSQQSQQQQQFQPKQAQGQLNEDSYVRGRGRARGRGRGRGWGRGGYSGFAEYDTNQGGYGNYQGGYGYNQGGYGYNQGRYGYNQGGYGGYTHEHDNGGWHSNWGRGGGRSRGSWNYRGGGYGGRGGGGRAGGRGYGRGRGRLVDGPGRGNQV; encoded by the exons ATGGACAGATACCAGAAAGTGGAGAAGCCGCGGCCGGAGTCGGTCATCAACGAGAACGAGATCCGAATCACTAGCCAAGGCGTCATCCGCAACTACGTGAGCTACGCAACGAGCCTTCTTCAG GAAAGACGTGGTAGAGAAATTGTCTTAAAGGCAATGGGACAGGCAATCAGCAAAGCTGTGGCAATTGCTGAAATCATAAAG AAAAGGTTTCCTGGATTATATCAAGATACTGCAATCAGTTCGGTCAGTATCACTGATGTGTGGGAACCTATTGAAGAGGGTCTTGTACC TTTAGAGACGACACGCCATGTTTCAATGATTTCAATATCATTGTCAACCAGAGAGCTAAACAAGAATTCCCCTGG GTTTCAAGTTCCCTTACATGTCGAGCAGCCAAAGCGCCCGCAGAGATATCAACAGTCCCAGCAGTCTCAACAGCAACAGCAGTTTCAACCAAAACAAGCACAAGGTCAACTTAATGAAG ATTCATATGTACGGGGACGTGGTAGAGCTAGaggcagaggaagaggaaggggttGGGGAAGAGGAGGATACAGTGGGTTTGCTGAATATGACACCAATCAAGGTGGATATGGCAACTACCAAGGAGGATATGGCTATAATCAAGGTGGATATGGATATAACCAAGGCAGATATGGTTATAATCAAGGAGGATACGGTGGATACACTCATGAACATG ATAATGGTGGATGGCACTCTAACTGGGGCCGTGGTGGTGGACGCAGTAGAGGTAGCTGGAACTATCGAG GTGGAGGATATGGAGGGAGAGGAGGTGGTGGAAGGGCTGGTGGGAGAGGTTATGGACGTGGACGAGGAAGGTTGGTGGATGGCCCTGGGAGAGGGAACCAAGTCTAG
- the LOC135588672 gene encoding protein SULFUR DEFICIENCY-INDUCED 1-like isoform X1, translated as MAPDRVWTHARGKLSHGYETSSLDLIRGGEGGMEVAGSEEMSFHVVHKIPAGEGPYVRAKHLQLVEKDLEGSILWFWKAINERDRVDSALKDMAVVMKQQDRTEEAVEAIKSFRHLCSNHSQDSLDNLLIDLYKKCGRVEEQIVMLKQKLRMIYMGKAFNGKTTKTARSHGKKFQVSIKQETARLLGNLGWAYMQQANYMAAEAVYRKAQMIEPNANNGCNLGVCLINQGRYDEARSIVTAVLDLGFSSATAAAVDRKALQRAKKLLAEIDQSISVSEMTRRLGEEMLQSLAIMEEGWTPSKSKRLPVFEEISPFWDQMAF; from the exons ATGGCGCCGGACAGAGTGTGGACGCATGCGCGTGGTAAATTGAGTCATGGCTACGAAACATCCTCCCTGGACTTAATCCGAG GAGGAGAGGGCGGAATGGAAGTTGCCGGCAGCGAGGAGATGTCCTTCCACGTCGTGCATAAGATTCCGGCAGGCGAGGGGCCGTACGTTCGAGCAAAGCATCTCCAG CTGGTGGAGAAAGACTTGGAGGGGTCGATCCTGTGGTTTTGGAAGGCCATCAACGAGAGGGACAGGGTGGACAGCGCACTGAAGGACATGGCGGTGGTGATGAAGCAGCAGGACCGGACGGAGGAAGCTGTGGAAGCCATCAAGTCCTTCCGGCACCTCTGCTCTAACCACTCCCAGGATTCCCTTGACAACCTTCTCATCGATCTCTACAAG AAATGTGGGAGAGTGGAGGAGCAGATAGTGATGTTGAAGCAGAAGCTGCGGATGATATACATGGGGAAGGCCTTCAATGGGAAGACGACGAAGACGGCACGCTCCCATGGCAAAAAGTTCCAGGTTTCCATCAAACAAGAGACTGCTCGTCTCctg GGTAACTTAGGATGGGCATACATGCAGCAAGCCAACTACATGGCGGCGGAGGCGGTGTACCGCAAGGCGCAGATGATCGAACCCAATGCCAACAACGGCTGCAACCTCGGCGTCTGCCTCATCAATCAAGGCCGCTACGACGAGGCTCGCTCCATCGTCACCGCCGTTCTCGACCTAGGCTTCTCCAGCGCCACCGCTGCTGCCGTCGATCGCAAGGCGCTACAACGGGCGAAGAAGTTGTTGGCCGAGATCGATCAGTCGATCTCCGTCTCGGAGATGACGAGGAGGTTAGGGGAGGAAATGCTGCAGAGTTTGGCCATCATGGAAGAAGGTTGGACACCCTCCAAGTCCAAGAGGTTGCCGGTCTTCGAGGAGATATCTCCCTTTTGGGACCAGATGGCCTTCTGA
- the LOC103995745 gene encoding 3-epi-6-deoxocathasterone 23-monooxygenase CYP90C1, with protein sequence MSTDPEVNKIVLQDDGRTFVPSYPRTVVEVMGETSILSMTGDEHKKYHGFVAKFLKAVPLMERVAKEIEQSMELASRRWKDKPQIYFQDEINQITFEILVRMLLGIDPGKEMDLIRTEFYELIKAIICIPVKFPGTTLYKSVKSKEKMVELIKEIIRYKVEKGEYRALSSFVDVLIDEFHDASDQKTIEFICGAIIEMMIPGQDSVPMTTTLAIKYLTDNPAAIKQLREENMELKRKKIQSGEPYTWSEYTSLPFTLNVINETLRMANIVNAVWRRCLKDVEIKGYLIPKGWCIMTSFSYVHMDEEIYEDPFKFNPWRWEGKGQLNQNNFTPFGGGQRLCPGYHLAKMEIAVILHHFITSFSWVEAEPDTVTTFPRVRMKKKFPVIVSPISD encoded by the exons ATGTCCACAGATCCTGAGGTGAACAAGATAGTGTTGCAGGATGATGGCAGAACCTTCGTTCCCTCCTACCCGAGGACTGTCGTCGAGGTGATGGGCGAAACTTCGATCCTGTCAATGACCGGGGACGAGCACAAGAAGTACCATGGCTTCGTGGCCAAGTTCCTCAAGGCAGTTCCTCTCATGGAGCGCGTTGCCAAGGAGATCGAGCAATCTATGGAGCTCGCTTCCCGCAGATGGAAGGACAAGCCGCAGATCTACTTCCAAGATGAGATCAACCAG ATTACGTTTGAAATATTGGTCAGAATGTTACTAGGAATTGATCCGGGGAAAGAAATGGATCTTATAAGGACAGAATTTTACGAACTTATCAAGGCCATTATATGTATCCCTGTCAAATTCCCTGGAACAACACTGTACAAGTCAGTGAAG TCCAAGGAGAAAATGGTGGAGCTGATAAAAGAGATCATACGATATAAGGTGGAGAAAGGTGAATATCGAGCACTGTCAAGTTTCGTTGATGTTCTGattgatgaattccatgatgcatCTGATCAAAAGACAATTGAGTTCATATGCGGAGCCATCATAGAGATGATGATACCAGGGCAGGACTCTGTTCCTATGACTACGACTCTTGCGATAAAGTATCTGACCGATAACCCTGCTGCGATAAAGCAATTACGG GAGGAGAACATGGAACTAAAGAGGAAAAAAATCCAATCTGGTGAACCCTATACTTGGTCTGAGTACACATCATTGCCTTTTACTCTAAAT GTGATCAATGAGACTCTTAGGATGGCAAACATTGTCAATGCTGTTTGGAGAAGGTGTCTCAAGGATGTTGAAATCAAAG GTTATCTAATTCCCAAAGGGTGGTGTATTATGACATCTTTCTCTTATGTTCACATGGATGAAGAAATTTATGAGGATCCATTTAAATTCAATCCATGGAGATGGGAg GGTAAAGGACAACTCAACCAGAATAATTTTACTCCATTTGGTGGTGGACAGAGGCTTTGTCCTGGTTACCATCTGGCCAAAATGGAAATTGCAGTCATTCTCCATCACTTCATTACTAGTTTCAG TTGGGTGGAGGCTGAACCTGACACTGTCACCACTTTTCCAAGAGTCAGGATGAAGAAGAAATTCCCTGTCATAGTGTCACCAATTTCTGATTAG